CGGTCACACGTTCTGCAGACAGTGTCTTCAGAACTACATAGAGCACCAGAAGGAGGCCGTACAGCTATGCGGCTTCGACTGTCCTCTGTGTAAACAGTTTACTACAATACCAAACCCAGTTGCTGGATGGGCAGACCAGTTTACGACAGACTTCCGGATTCAAGCCATCATTGGCAATCCGCCTGACCCTGCTAACAGTCGTGGTGAGCTAATTCTATATTAATCGCAAAACGTTTGGTTCTGTATTTTTAACTTTTGCCATAGATGGCAAAGTTAATTACAGAGATGCTTTTgagtatatacaaaataaaatttagcaaCTTCATTTTGCAAACTCATTATATTGagtgtatatattttcacaatGAGATCACCAGAAAAGTTAATAGCTTgtattaaaggcacagaccctagttttaactcgtaaaaaaggacactaagtttagttaatctacagacctgtaacacacttggataaagttacaacaaagtgaaagaagagtctgtgacgttaaaaccgggaaatatacttaaaaatagtctagaactcgaatcaataaccgatacttctcagacgcacgtgcgttttttaaaatatgacaaatgcattttgtcatATTGGAAACAACATGATGACCAGAAACGCTTTGGTTTTTCGAAAAtgcataatctaaacaataaaatataagtaatgtttgatttcagtgatcataaacgattctaatactgaaaaatatgctgtagtgtttaataactagagtctgtccctttaatataatgaattaaaatatatatattaaactaaaaatttgatactattttttttcctttttatacTAGTAACGttctataaaaataataattgtactgtaactattttctttttctattataatggtattgtcacagtgctaaacttcaactttataacaatacggattatatctttatttttacatgtgcattaattagaattagttaattggtaatctgacgctaaacttcaactttataacaatacggattatatctttatttttacatgtgcattaattagaattagttaattggtaatctgacgtctgTCATGGTATCCACTTAGAGACAtgccaatcaaaccaattagtgtcaagcactaattaaatatgtatcgagcaatataatacaatgcaatataattgttgccacgggtattgcaggcgtctgaacgagtacaccTTGACAACTGTATATTACATAGATACGTGTTTATCACCAACTTGAGACTTCTGTTATTTCATTTAACATTCCGGTAAAAGAAAAACTAAGAAAAATTACgtttcatgtttggaaagtaCAATACAAGAAACTACATTACCAACTTGAGATTCCTATTACTTCAATTAACATTCGTAAAATTACGCTGTGTTAAGTGGTGGAGATGCAGGGCAAAATCTACCTTATTCGACGGCCAAGTGAGTACATCAAAATCTACCTTATTCTACAGAAAAGCGAGTACATGAAAATCTACCTGACTACAGCGAAGCGACTACACCACAATCTACGTGACTCTGCAACCAGGTACAGCCAAGTACAACTGAACCAAGAATAATAGAACGAGCACAGATTTGACAGAAATAGAACTTACACAACTGTTGGACCAACAGAAATGCATCAATATTCGTGTCAACGAAAACCCAAAATCCGGACGACTAGCTTAACACGAAATTCTACACAAACGGTACTTCCCAAGCGACACGGTCTGTGAAAACGGTAAGTGGTTATTTGGCAAAAGAATTTGTGAATGTCATGCAAATCTATGTCCATTACAAATGttctgtttaaaatgttctaatCTAAATGCTCACTCAGATGTAAACCACATAAATTGTCATAAATACTCATGATGCCAAAGTCAACAACATTTCTAAACGTAAACACAAATCGGATAAACAGAGAGAAAGGAACAATATTAGAAAATCTCAGTACGAATTTCGAATTTTTTTTGCTAGGCAACTACCATTTTCTAACTTAGGTGCTAAGGCTTTCATTAGCGTTGTCAACTTAAATAACCCACTAAAACAAGAACTCGATGCtcttaaggccaaacaaaagtCCAGTAGGGAAATAAACCAAgccagaaataattttatcaaaacaCTTAACGATTTGACAGAAGCACAACTAACCATCCAGAACCAATCTCAGGAAATCAGTTCACTAAAAGCACAGCTAGAACAAACCcgtacaaatacaaaagaactCCAAGAGTCTGAAAAGGATGTAGCGTTGTTACaaagtataataaatattttgacagaAGACTTAAAAGATTCTCGTAACAGTAATGCAAATAATGAAGAGTATAACAAAATTGTGTGTCATGAAATGCAAACAGACATTGATGCTTTACATCAACAATCAACCAGTTATTACGATAAGcttgttcaacaaaacactgAGTTAGAAAATCTTAGACGGGAAAATTATGAACTAGTTCAAAGACTAAATACATTGAATAATACAACATATCCACAACAGTACATGACAAGACGAGACAAATATCACCGACGGTAAATAACAACTCAtttgattattaaatatttttcggaataaataatataaacactaaacttattaattttcaataaattcATAATCTTGAGATACCTAAACTGATATTAGAACGTAAGCTTGACATTCACATAGCCAAAACCATGTATACGTTTATACAGACGACAGCACCATCAGCATCAGTGCCTGGATTCGAACTCGAGATAAACAGCCTGTCAACTACATCTGCTTTAGACAACGTCAATGTTAACCAACTGACTCAACGAGATTACGATACAAGCGAAAAACTTGTCTAATAGATGGAACAGTTTATTTGTGATACCACATTTCGGACACGGGACAAGTATTTCAAGCACTGTATACAAACTACCTTAACAAGTTTATTCTCTAGACACGAGGACGTTTCATTTCTTTCGGGCGGTGGATAACTGTCACAgtgctaaacttcaactttataacaatacggattatatctttatttttacatgtgcattaattagaattagttaattggtaatctgacgtctgccatGGTATCCACTTAGTGACAtgccaatcaaaccaattagtgtcaagcactaattaaatatgtaacgagCAATATAATGCAATGCAATTTAATTGTTGTCACGGGTATTGCAGGCATCTGAACGAGTACACCTTGACAACTGTATATTACATAGATACGTGTTTAGTATGCGtcttataaataaggataatttacccatgaaagacagactcggggagaacagatactgttcacacaccttgaagttctctcacaacgcacaaactctactggaagatcCGAGAGACAGTTTTGTGACATAAGCAATATCAACTCTAttgggagacctgtgtgtcatttagccaagagctctgacttgtatattatctgtattaccatgttgttaacttattaatcacgtttcatgtttggaaagtacaatacaagaaactacatcaccaacttgagaCTTCTGTTATTTCATTTAACATTCCGGTAAAAGAAAAACTAAGAAAAATTACgtttcatgtttggaaagtaCAATACAAGAAACTACATTACCAACTTGAGATTCCTGTCACTTCAATTAACATTCGTAAAATTACGCTGTGTTAGTATCAATGACTGTcgataaatgtattattttgaaCTTGTCTAAAGTTATTTCTAAGGGCAAAAACTAAATGTTAGTTCTGTTGAAGCTGGCTGTAGCGGATGTTACCCTTCCCCTGTTATATACGGTCGTATATCCCTTTGCACCCAATTCTGTAATCACGCTGGATGAAAAGAATGACACATTTTCACTAAATCATTGTAAAGATTCAAAAGTTCAAAGTAGACCCAAaccatttataataattatttatttttgggtttGTTAAGGATTATTTTGtggatatgttttaaacatgttttattttatttaacatgcacatttatAGAGACGTATATTTTTCAGATATTGCAGAAGATTCAACCAGTTTAAAAATGAGAAATGCTGCAGCAGAGAAACAAAAGTTCACCCTAAAGAATACTGTTAGAATTAAGGCTAATGGAGATCAACATAAACCAAAGTTAACCGATGTAATTGTCCTGTACCAGGAAGGCGGAGAGGTCATCGTTATTTGTGATAACGCAAATGTATGTGTGAAGGCATTCTACTTCGATTCACATAAAGATATGGAGTTAACTAGTAAACTAATTATTACTGAAACTAATTACCATCCTCATAAAGTAGCAAAAATAAACGAAACCCAAATTGCTGTTTCCTGTTTTCAAagcacaaaaatatttattataaacgtTAATAATGGTCTCAGTATCCACACGACAATAGACACTGGGGTGTTGAATCGAAGTATTGCAGTTGTCAGAAATCAAACCAAGTCTTCACCCGACATTCGACTGGTAATAGGCTATGACAGAGGaatgtcgattattaatatGAGCGGGGTTGTCATCAAAACGATGGATGTAGATATTTGTGGtgaaacatacatacaacaaCCATGGTACCTAGCAGTAACACCTGctaataatataattgtttcAGACAAAGAAAATTGTCTGCTTTGTATATCGCAGAAAAGGGAGGTATTGTGGAAATACCCAACACAAAATCCAATGGGCGTGGACTGTGATACACAAGGAAACATATACCTTGCAACAGGCAGTGAAAACAAGGTGGTTCTCCTGTCACCCAATGGAGTTTTCCTCAAAGACATACTGATAAATAATGACAACATAGAAGAACCATATAGAGTTTTCTTCGACCACGTGAAAGAACGATTATACATAGCAGAACACAGAGGTTTGATAAAGGTGTTTGGACTTGAGGGATAAATTAACAATGAATATTTCTGACGATGAAGTATTTCAAGACCGTCATTAGTCCCAACCAATCAGGCGTCATAAGCGGTGAGAGGCGTATCAGGAAGAGTTGCACTGGCCCCCAATCTCTGAATAATTCATTACCACCTCCCGCCTTTGGATGGCGAATAAATACATTACCGACTCTCTAGTTGTTGGCATCTCCCGACGCCTATATTATGTCAATGAATAGTTCATCCAGATAGCTTATTTAAATAAGACATACTATTTCAAACACTTAGCTTAGTTAAATAAGTTAATTAACATATGCTAAATACATTAACATAGCTTACCGGGGTAACTGAATAAGTTAACAAAAAAACTCAAAACTATCAGCAGTTGTTATTTGTTCctaaattgttattaaatttttattattagataaatgtttattatttaattttatgtacatCCAATGGGACACCATCCACCTTCTAAGTTAGCTACATAGACATGGTTGGAGAAATTTATTGAGGTTGATACGAACATCAAGAGGTAATTTTAGCCTACACATGGTATCAGTACGTTAACTCATCCTTTGGAATTAGCAAttgatgaatttatttttactcgTTATTTCAGTGCATATTATGCAGCTCTAAAAAGCAAAATGCGATGTCAACATGTTACAATACGATAATTATATAACATCCATACTCATTGGTGACAGTTTCTCCCAAATACTCGGGGGTGCGATGGGACAACAAAACAACCTctccccaacaaaataaacttcgtTAAGTTCATTATCAGTAAACTGATACAACAAATattgctaaagtttgttttgtttaacaataccactagagcacattgatttattaatcatcagctattggattcaaacgtttggtaattttgacatatagtcttcgagaggaaacccgctacatcttttccttcttttatatgcaccatcccacagataggattgcacataccactgcctttcgtataccagtcgtagtgcactggcaggaatgagAAATGTAAATGGATACAGtcagaaaatgtaaaaaaattgatTGGTAAAATACCCTGGTTACACGGAAGAATGTTTTCGTATTATGGCAATTAGCTGTGAAGTTGTTTCTAACCTTCATCAAGTACATCAACCCATGAAGAAGCAGACACCTGCATGATAATTTATGCATTTCCATGATCTCATGCAGCAGGAAAAGACTCAAGCAGCCATGCTAGTCGCAGACGATAACAGTGCCTTAGTGCTCCGTCTTGCCTGTAGAATAGTGACATAGCATCCCCGTGTACAAACTAGCAATAGTGCGAGGTGGACCTGATTCCAAAGGAGTTCTAAGTATGTTTACGTCTTCTGGCTATGACTGTCAGAATATTTGCCTTCAGGACAGACAAACTCTGACATAGCATCCCCGTGCACAAACTAGCAATAGTGCGAGGCGGCTCTGATTCCAAAGGAGTTCTAAGCATGTTTACGTCTCCTGGCTATGACTGTCAGAATATTTGCCTTCAGGACAGACAAACTCTGACATAGCATCCTCATGTACAAAATAGCAATAGTGCGAGGCGGTTCTGATTCCAAAGGAGTTCTAGGCATGTTTACTTCTTCTGGCTGTGACAGTATCCGGATACTTGCCTTCAGGAGAGACAAACTCTGACATAGCATCCTCATGTACAAGATAGCAATAGTGCGAGGCGGTTCTGATTCCAAAGGAGTTCTAGGCATGTTTACTCCTTCTGGCTGTGACAGTGTTAGAATATTTGCTAAAATCCGAACCATATTGTTGTTAACTACGATAAATTAGTCTCCtgcctttaattaccgttagattttgttgttgcttttgtttgtttatggtaATGCCAGTGTTTGGGCTCCGAGTTCCATaccttacatattaaatatcatacaagcattacataattttaatctaaaaataatataacatttcgatatcaaaatgaaatggaacaacaacaaagtggaaATATATACTAGAAGAGATAAGGT
The nucleotide sequence above comes from Gigantopelta aegis isolate Gae_Host unplaced genomic scaffold, Gae_host_genome ctg5528_pilon_pilon:::debris, whole genome shotgun sequence. Encoded proteins:
- the LOC121366389 gene encoding uncharacterized protein LOC121366389; the protein is MAVCKPRETVEVDKDHLCCCICTNLLTVPKMLGCGHTFCRQCLQNYIEHQKEAVQLCGFDCPLCKQFTTIPNPVAGWADQFTTDFRIQAIIGNPPDPANSRDIAEDSTSLKMRNAAAEKQKFTLKNTVRIKANGDQHKPKLTDVIVLYQEGGEVIVICDNANVCVKAFYFDSHKDMELTSKLIITETNYHPHKVAKINETQIAVSCFQSTKIFIINVNNGLSIHTTIDTGVLNRSIAVVRNQTKSSPDIRLVIGYDRGMSIINMSGVVIKTMDVDICGETYIQQPWYLAVTPANNIIVSDKENCLLCISQKREVLWKYPTQNPMGVDCDTQGNIYLATGSENKVVLLSPNGVFLKDILINNDNIEEPYRVFFDHVKERLYIAEHRGLIKVFGLEG